From Streptomyces sp. GSL17-111, one genomic window encodes:
- a CDS encoding rhodanese-like domain-containing protein — translation MTTSTTPRGLTTDELRAKLDSARPPRLLDVRSPAEFEGAHIPGSYNVPLDTLREHREELTRHLDTDVVLVCRSGQRSGQAERALAEAGLPGLAVLSGGMAAWEKSGAPTNYGQERWDMERQVRLVAGSLVLVGALGSFALPGLQALSAFVGGGLAFAALSNTCAMGVLLSKMPWNRTPSFDPRKAVAQLADGR, via the coding sequence GTGACCACTTCCACCACCCCCCGCGGCCTGACCACCGACGAACTGCGCGCCAAGCTCGACTCGGCCCGCCCGCCCCGGCTGCTCGACGTCCGTTCCCCGGCCGAGTTCGAGGGAGCGCACATCCCCGGTTCCTACAACGTCCCCCTGGACACCCTGCGCGAGCACCGCGAGGAACTGACCCGGCACCTGGACACCGACGTGGTGCTGGTGTGCCGCTCCGGCCAGCGCTCCGGCCAGGCCGAACGCGCCCTGGCCGAAGCCGGCCTTCCCGGCCTGGCGGTCCTCTCGGGCGGCATGGCCGCCTGGGAGAAGTCCGGCGCCCCGACCAACTACGGCCAGGAGCGCTGGGACATGGAGCGCCAGGTCCGCCTGGTCGCCGGGTCTCTGGTGCTGGTCGGCGCCCTCGGCAGCTTCGCCCTCCCCGGCCTGCAGGCGCTGTCCGCGTTCGTCGGCGGCGGACTGGCCTTCGCCGCCCTCAGCAACACCTGCGCCATGGGCGTGCTGCTGTCGAAGATGCCGTGGAACCGCACCCCGTCCTTCGACCCGCGCAAGGCCGTCGCCCAGCTCGCCGACGGCAGGTGA